Below is a genomic region from Cellulomonas sp. P24.
GGTCGGTGCCGACTCGGGCGACCCAGCCCTGGCCGAGGCGGTCGACGCGCTGCACGCCTACGCCGCGGGCGACCTCGACGCGCTCGGTCGCGTCCGGGTGTCGCAACCCGGGGGACCCTTCATGCAGGACGTGTGGGTCGCGATGCGGAAGATCGCCCCGGGGAGCACCGCGACGTACGCGGAGCTGGCGGCGGCGGCCGGTCGGCCAACTGCGGTGCGCGCGGCCGGGAGCGCGTGCGCGCGCAACCTGGTTGCACCGTTCGTCCCCTGCCACCGGGTCGTCCGGACCGGCGGCGGTCTCGGGGGGTACTACTACGGTCTCGACGTGAAGCGGTCGCTGCTGCAGGTCGAGAAGGGCTCTGCGGTCGAGTAGAGCTCTGTGGTCGAGTAGAGCCCTGCGGTCGGGAAGGGTGCTGCGGTCGAGAAAGGTGCTGCCGAACCCCGACCGAGAGCGTCCGTGGGCCGCCTCCCAGCGCGTGCGGTCCGCGCCACGGGTCCTGGCCGCGTCTCAGCGCCTGCGGGCCGCCCCGGCGATCACGGTGGCCAGGACTCCGGCCGCGGTGCCGAGCACGATCCGGGCGTGGGTCTTCTCCTCGGGGTCGGCCTCCGGCCCGGAGCCGACCGCGTCGCGGGCGAGCTTCTTGGCGGAGTCCACCGCGTGGGTGGCCTGCGTGCGCGGGTCGAGGCGGGTGGCGAGCTCGTCGACCGTGGCGGCGAGCTCGGCGCGGGTCTTGGCGAGCTCGGCCTCGAGAGCGGCGAGCTTCGGGTCGGTGGTCATGAGCGGAGCCCTTCCTTCACGGCCTCGATGTCGAGCTTGACGTTCTCGGTCGCGCGTTCGGGCGTCGGCGGCATCCCCCGGGAGAGGGCGCGCTTGCCGAGGAGGGCGAGGGTCGCCGTGAGCGCGAGGAGGACGACACCGACGATCAGTGCGGCGAGCCAGGCAGGCATGACGTTCGCGAGCCCGAGGGCTGCGCTGTTGAGGAGCCAGCCCAGGCCGTAGAGCGACAGGACACCGGCGACGACGAACATGCCGATCCCGATCGCCGCGTTCTGCGCTCGGAGCTGGAGCTCGGCCTTCGCGAGGTCGATCTCGGCGCGGACGAGCCGCGCCGCCTGCTCGGTGAGGCGGCTCACGAGCTGGCCGATCGACAGGTGCTCGGGGTCGGGCGGGGTGGGCGGTGCGGGCTCCGACGGGCCCTCGCTGCTGGTCACACGATCACGTCCTTCGCCTTGCCGGGTGCCTCGGGTCGGCCGTCGTCCGGTCGCCCGTCGCGGGTCCGGACGACGCCGGGCGAGGCGCCGCGCTGACCTGCGTGTACAGCATCGCGCACTCGGTGCCGTGATGCGACGTGGTCGCTCGATCGGGTGCTGCACGGAATCCCACGGCGCCGTGAGCCGGTGGATCACGGCGCCGTGGGGTCAGCGGCCGGTCAGCTGCCCTGGCCCATGCTCCACAGGGTCCAGATGGCGGTGCGGAGCGAGCGCGGCTGGTGCAGGGTCGTCACGATCGCAGTGGCGACGTCGACCGGGGACAGCCACTCCGCGAAGCGCGGGTCGTCGGACGTCCGGCCCGCACCGACGGCGAACTCGGTCCCGGTGCCCGCGGGGCAGATGAGGGTCACCCGCACGCCCTTCTCACGGAGCTCCCGGTCGAGGCTCCCGGCGAGGCCGACCTGTGCATGCTTCGTGCCGGCGTATACGGCCTCGTCCGCCCCGCCGCGGAACCCGGCGACGCTGGAGACGATCACCACGTCACCGGCGCCGGCCTCGAGCATCGCCGGCAGTGCGGACCGCACGGTCCAGACGGTGCCCGCGTAGTTCGTGTCCATCATCGTGGCGAGCTCCTCGTCGGTGTGGTCGAGGATGCCGCCGTACATGCCGATGCCGGCGTTCGCGACCACGGAGTCGAGGCGTCCCCAGCGGTCGATGGCAGCGGCGACGAGCCGCGCGTTGTCGGCGGGCGAGCGGACGTCCATCGTCACGCCGACGGCGTTGTCCGCCCCGAGCTCGGCGACGAGCTCCTCGAGGCGCTCGGTGCGGCGCCCGCCGAGCGCGACCTTCGCCCCTTCGGCGACGAGCAGGCGGGCGGTCTCACGGCCGATCCCGGCGGTGGCACCGGTGAGGGCGACGACAGTTCCGGTCAGGTCACGAACGGCGATCACGGGGGACTCCTGGGGTGTGGACGTGGTGGTGCGGATCTGGGCTGTGGACGGGTGCGGGGCGACGGGTACGGCCGCACACGTCGACCGTACCGGTCGTGCCGGGTGCGTTCCTGCGGTCAGTCGGCGGTGGGCATCCAGACCCGCATCGTCGACGGGCCACGGTTGGCCCAGTGGTGGTAGGGGACGAGGGGGACGAGCCCGGCGTCGACCTCGCCGGTGACGGCGCCCGTCCCGTCGGTCGCGTCGTGGGACCCGTAGGGCCATCCCGGCTCGTCGAGCGCGAGCCGGGTCGCGTGCACGCGCACCACACCGCCCTCGTCGACCGGCGGCTCGTCGGTGCGGACCCGCACGACGTTCACGCTGCCCCCGAGGTCGGTCGACTCGAGGCACATCACGAGCGGCCCGCGCTCGACCGCGACCTGACCCCGTACCGCGTCGACACGCGCGTCCGGCCAGGTCCACCGGGCGGACATCGGAAGGACGAGCTCGACCACGTCCCCGACAGCGAACCTCCGCGCGAGGGTCGCGAAGCCGGGCTCGACGGCGCGGTGCGTCGCCCCGTGGGTGAGCGTCGCGCCCGTGGCCCAGGACGGGACCCGCAGGGTGAGCGTCCAGGACTCGTCGGGGGTCTCCGTGACGACGACGCGGATCGTGCCGTCCGTCGGGTACGCGGTCTCGATGCGCAGGCCGACCTCGCGGCCGCTGCCGATCGTGGCGCGGACCGTCGCTCCGGCGTACTGGTGGAGCTGCACGCCGTCGTCGTCCGCGGTGGCCACGTAGGCGCCGAGCGTGGCGATCGTGCGGGTGAGGTTCGTGGGGCAGCAGGAGACCTCGAACCACGGGGCGCGCAGGCTCGAGGACGCCCGGGGGCTCGCGACGTCGACCTCGGGAACGGCGCCGGGGACACGCTGGTGGAGCGTGTTGGTGTAGTAGAACGACCGGCCGTCCTCGGCGGGGGACGCCGCGACGACGTTGTACAGCGTGCGCTCGACGGCGTCCGCGTGGCGCGGGTCACCGGTGGCGAGCAGGAGACGGTGGTTGAGCATGACGGAGGCCACGCCTGCGCACGTCTCGGAGTACGCGCGGTCCGGCGGGAGCTCGTGGTCCTGGCCGAACGACTCGCCCTCGTGGTGCGCGCCCATCCCACCGGTGAGGTACGTGCGACGCGCGAGGGTCGTGACGGTCTGGATCGCGACGGCGGCGAGGAGGTCGTCGTCGCCGTCCTCGGTCGCGACGTCCGCCGCGCCGGCCGCGAGGTACAGCGCGCGGACGGCGTGACCGTCCATGACGGTGGTCTCGCGGACCGGGCGGTCGTCCTGGAAGTACTGGCGACCGAGCTCGATGTCGCCGAGGGCGCCGTGGCCGCGTCGGTCGACGAACGCGCGCGCCTGGTCCAGGTAGCGTCGCTCGCCCGTGACGCGGTACAGCTCGACGAGGGCCACCTCGATCTCCGGGTGCCCCCCGACCCGCTGGTCGCCCTCGTCGCCGAAGACGTCGCACACGTGGTCGGCCGCCCGGGTCGCGATCCGCACGAGGTCGTCCTCACCGTGCGTCCGGGACCGGGCGACCCCCGCCTGGATGAGGTGCCCGTAGCAGTAGAGCTCGTGGCCCCACTGCAGGTCGGAGTAGCGCGGCGCCTGGCCGGGACGGCCGAACTTGGTGTTGAGGTACCCGTCGGCCTCCTGCACGGGGGCGACCCGGGCGACCAGCGCCTGCAGCCGGGCCTCGAGCGCGGCGTCGCCGGTGCGCCCGACCTCCCAGGACATCGCCTCGAGGAGCTTGTAGATCTCGGAGTCGGAGAACTCGCGCCCGCGACGGTCGGCGGGAAGCCGCCCCTCGACCGCGGCGTCGAAGTTCCCGATCCACCCCATGGTCTCGACCCACTGCTCGCAGTGGGCGATCATCGCGGTCGAGTTGAGCCGCTGGAGGTCCGCCCAGAACCCGCTGTCGATCGTCACGTCGGCGAGGCCGAGAGGGCGCCAGCGACCGGTCGACGGTGCGACGGGGCGGCCACGGTCGGGCCGGTCCGCAGGCACGGTGAGGTGGTCGTGACGGGCGTCGGTAGGCATGGGGTTCTCCAGGTCGGGCGAGGGGGGATCGGGGCAGGAGGCGAGGGGCTTGCGCCACGGTGCGGTGCGAGTGGGGGGCCGCGGGCGCGGCTGTGCGACGGCTACTTCACGGCGCCGACCGACAGGCCGTCGCGCAGCAGCCGGTAGGTGGCGGTGAAGACGATGAGGATCGGGATCGAGGTGAGCACGGCCAGCGCCATCAGGCCGGGCCAGTTGATGCCGAAGGCCGAGACCTGCTGCGCGAGGAGTGCGCTGAGGGGGTAGCTGCCCGGCGCGAGGAAGAAGTTCACCGCGTACAGGAACTCGCCCCACGAGAGCAGGAACACCAGGGTCCCGACGGTGTAGACGCCGTTGCGTGCCACGGGGAGGACGATCGAGAAGAACGTCCGGAGCACCGAGGCTCCGTCGATCGATGCGGCCTCCTCGAGCTGCGGTGGCACGGATCGGAAGAACGGCCGCAGCAGCAGCGTCGCGAACGGGATCAGCAGGGCGGTGTCGGCGAGCACGACGCCGAGCGTCTTGTCGAGCAGCGCCCAGTTGCCGAAGATCTGGAACAACGGGATGACCGTGGCGGTCTGCGGCATCATCTGCAGCACGATCAGCAGACCGAGCCCGAGGGTCGGCAGGTGCCCGGTGGTGCGCGCGAGTCCGTACGCGGCGGGGATCGCGACGAGGAGGACGAGCAGCGTGGTCCCGGTCGCGATGAGCACCGACTGGCGCAGCGCCGTGACCAGGGCGCCGTCGAAGGCCTCGACGTAGGCGGTCGTCACCGGTCGGAACAGGAACGACGCCTGGGTCGTGAACACGTCGGAGGGGCTCTTGAACGACGTGAGGACGATCCACAGGATCGGCACGGCGTACATGAGCGTGAGCAGGCTCTTGACGGTGAGCGCGATGGGGCCGTTGGTCTGCTTCACGACTCCGACTCCTCTCGGCGGATGCTGCGCGCGTAGACCGCGGCGAGCACGAGGACCCCGAGGACGGTGACCACCGAGGTGGCCGAGCCGAGCCCGAAGTCGTAGCGGACGAAGGCCTGCAGGTAGCCGAGGAACGGCAGCGTGTTGGTCGCGGTCCCGGGTCCGCCGTAGGTCATGACGTAGATGAAGTCGAAGCTGCGGAACCCGTAGACGATCGTCAGGACGAGCAGCACGAGCGTGGTCGGGCGGACCGACGGGAGCATGATGTGGCGGATCTCCTGCCACTTGTTCGCACCGTCGAGGGCGGCGGCCTCGAAGCTCTCGGGAGGGATCCCGAGCAGGGCGGCGCGGAAGACCAGGGCGTTGAACGGGATCACCGCGAACGCGTTGACGAACGCGACCGACATGAGCGCCCAGTACTGGTCGTAGAGGAACGGGATCGGGGTGTCGCGGAGGCCGGTCGACGTGAGGATCGTGTTGAACAGGCCCGAGTCCCCGAGCAGGAACTTCCAGACGCTGCCGTTGACGACCGGGGGAAGTGCCCAGACGAACACCATGAGGGCCATCAGGAACCCGGACCACCGGCCCTGGATCCGCAGCACGATCGCTGCGGCGAGCCCGCCGACCATCCCGAGCAGCGTGACGACCAGGACGAACACCCCGGTGCGCGTGAGCGCCTGGGTGGTCTCGCCGGTGGAGAAGCCCTTGGTGAAGTTCTCGAGGCCGGTGAACACCCACTCGCGGTTGAGCGTGGCGGCGCTGACGGCGCTGACGCTCATCCGGATCAGCTGGAGGAGCGGGTAGAAGCTGAAGAGTGCGAGGAAGACGCCTGCCGGGAGCAGGAAGAGCATCCGGACCTGCGGCTTCCGCCGGGTCCCGGACCGCCGGGGGGCGGTCCGGGTCCCGGACGGTGCCGACGGGACGCCGGTCGCCGGTGCCAGTGGAGCTGTCATGTCGAAGATCTCTCTCGTCGAGGTGACTCTGGCGCCGGCGGCCGGCGTCCGCGCCGTGGGTCGTGCGGGTGGAGCATCTAGCCGAGCAGGCCGGTCACGGTCGTGACGGCGGTCTTCGCGGCGTCGGTCGGGGACTTCTGACCGCCGAGCGCGGAGCTCCAGGCCTGGCCGACGGCCAGCTGGATGTCGGCGACGGCTGCCGGCGGGATGTTGCCCGCGGGGTAGTTGGCGCCGTACTTGGCGATCGTGTCAGCGAACGGCTTGAGCAGCTCGTTCCCGGTCACGGCCGGGTCCTCGGCGGCGTCCGCGCGTGACGGGATGCTGCCGACGATCGTCACCGGGAGGATCTGCCCGGCCTTGTCGAAGTACGTCTCGGTCAGGTACTGCCAGGCGAGGTCGGGGTTCTTGCTGAACGCACCGATGCCCTCGCCCTCGCCGCCGAGGTAGACCTTGCCGGTGCTGCCGAGCGGCAGCGGGACGACGCCGTAGCTGAACTTCGCGTCGGACTTGGCCGTGCCCATCTGCCAGTTGCCGTTCTCCGCGAAGGCGACGCCGCCTGCGGCGAACTTCTGGAACGGCACGGTCTGGTCCCAGGTCACCGACTCCTGCGAGAGCCAGCCCTTGTCGACCCAGCCCCGTACCCGGGAGAGCCCGGCCGCGAGAGCGGTGGCGTCGGGCGAGGTGTAGCTGAACCCCGAGGCGGAGAGCCACGGGAACGCCTGCCACTCGCCCTGGGACTGCGGCAGCCCGCTGAGCGTGATGCCCTGGTAGCCGGCGGCCTTCGCCTTCGCCATGTCGGCCTCGAGCTCGTCCATGGTGGTCGGCGGCTGGACGCCGAGCTCCTTGAGGATGTCGGCGTTGTACCAGAGGCCCAGCAGGTTGACGTAGCCCTGGACGGCGTACGTCTTGCCGTCGATCTTGTGGATCACCGAGTCGGGGAACTGGCTGGCGTCGGCGTAGGACGCCCACCGGTCGTCGAGCGGGGCGAGCGCGCCACCGAGGGCGAGGGTCGCGGCCTCGGCGCCGTTGAAGACGACGACGTCCGGGCCGGTCTTCGCACCGGCTGCGGCGATGACCTTGGAGTTCATCTGGTCGTAGGGCACGTAGACGTTGTCGACCTTGACGCCGCTGTGCGCGGACTGGAACTTGGTCGCGTACTCGTCCATCAGCTTGACCTGGTTCGGGTCGCTGAAGTAGTGCCAGACGGTGATCGTGCTGCTCGTGGCGCCGCCCCCGCTCGAGGTGCTCGACGAGCCGGAGCCGCCGGAGCACGCGGAGAGCGCGAGGGCGCCGGCGACGGTGGCGGCGGCGAGCGTGAGCAGCCGTCCGCGGCGGCGGGGGGAGCCGGTCGACCGGCCCGTGATGTCGGTGATTCTCAACGGAACTCCTCTGATGGCGCGTGGCCGAGGCTCTCGTTCCGGCGACGTCGCCGCCGTGTCTCGATCCTCGTTGATGGAGATGCGTGCTTGCCGTGCCGGTCCTCGCCGCTGGGGGAGCGGTGAGCAGGCGGGCCCTCGGGCACGACCTCTCGGAGCGAAACCCTCCGAAACCGTTTTCGCTAAGTTAGCATCGAGGGTGGGGTCAGTCAACGGCGCTACCATGCGTCATGGATTTCGTGACCGGTCTGTGACATCAGGGGGTTGAGGTGGCTGCGACGGAGGAGAGCGTCCCGCGACCGCGAGCGGCGACGCTCCGGGACGTGGCGGTCCTGGCCGGCGTCTCGGTCGCGACCGCGTCCAAGGCCCTCAACGGCCGCAGCAACGTGCACCCCGACACCCGTCGCCGGGTGATCGAGGCGGCCGAACGGATCTCGTTCACCCCGAACACGCTCGCGCAGGCGATCCTCGCCGGGCAGACCGGCACCGTCGGTCTGCTCACCAACGACCTCGAGGGTCGGTTCAGCCTGCCGATCCTCATGGGCGCGGAGGACGCGTTCGGCGCCGGCAAGATGTCGGTGTTCCTGTGCGACGCGCGGGACGACGCGATCCGCGAGCAGTACCACCTCAAGGCGCTGCTGGGCCGACGGGTCGACGGGCTGATCGTCGTCGGGAGCAACACGGACCCACGCGAGTCCCTCGGGCACGACCTGCCGGTGCCGGTCGTCTACGCGTACGCGCCGTCGACCGATCCGCTCGACTCGTCGGTCATCCCCGACAACGTCAATGCGGGCACGCTCGCGATCGAGCACCTGGTCGCGACCGGACGCACCCGCATCGCCCACGTGACGGGCGACGTCAACTACGCGGCAGCACGCGACCGTGCCGCCGGGGCGCTCGGCGCTCTCGCCGCAGCAGGGCTTGAGCTGGCCGGGGAGCGGGTCCGCTACGGGGCGTGGACGGAGGCCTGGGGGCGCGCAGCGACGCACACCCTCCTCAGTCAGGGCGTCGAGTTCGACGCGATCCTGTGCGGCAGCGACCAGATCGCGCGGGGGGTCATGGACGTCCTCCGCGACCGGGGCTTCGACGTGCCGCGCGAGGTCGCCGTCATGGGGTTCGACAACTGGCAGATCCTGACGTCCGGTGCGCGCCCCGAGCTCACCAGCGTCGACATGAACTTCGAGATGCTCGGTCGCCGTGCGGCGCAGCGGATGTTCGAGGCGATCGACGGCAAGCAGACGCCCGGGGTCGAGCGGATGCCGTGCCGGGTCGTGGTCCGCGGCTCGACGACGCTCGACGACTGAGGGCACACGCCCCACGGCTCGCCTGGTGGACCCGGCCGTGCGGGACCGGGAACGACGACGGCCCCTCGGCGCCTGCGGAGGTCTCCGCGGGGCCAGGGGCCGTGGTGCGAGCTGTCGAGCAGGAGGTCCCGGAGAGGGACCGCCTCGGTGGTGGCCACTGGCAGGGTCGAACTGCCGACCTTTCGATTTTCAGTCGAACGCTCTACCAACTGAGCTAAGTGGCCGAAACTCGAACGCCCGGTCTGGCGACCGGGCGATCGTCGAGCGACCCCGACGGGACTTGAACCCGCGACCTCCGCCGTGACAGGGCGGCGCGCTAACCAACTGCGCTACGGGGCCTTGTGGTGAGACAAGGCTTCATGCTGTCGTGCTGTCCTGCTCGTACCCCCAACGGGATTCGAACCCGTGCTACCGCCGTGAAAGGGCGGGGTCCTAGGCCGCTAGACGATGGGGGCGTGTCACCGCTCCGACGTCTCTCGTCCGTGACGTCCGAGGAGTCGTAAGACCGGGATGAGCATAAGGGTAGAGGACGGTGAACACCAAAGCGGTGCTCTGACCGGCACGACCGCCGCACCGCGCGGGCGCGCCACGATGCCGATACCGGCAAGATGTCCTCGTGGTGCACATGTCGCGTGAGGAGTTCGAGGAAGCCGTCGAGGACGCCCTCGACGAGATCCCGCCCGAGCTCACCGCCCAGATGGACAACGTCGTCGTGCTCGTCGAGGACGACGCACCGTCCGACGAGCCCGAGCTGCTCGGGCTCTACGAGGGCACGCCGCTCACCGACCGCGACGGGTGGTGGGCCGCCGGCTCGCTGCCGGACCGCATCACGATCTACCGCAACCCGACCCTCGCGATGTGCGACTCGCGCGAGGAGGTCGTCGAGGAGGTCGCCGTGACGGTGGTCCACGAGATCGCGCACCACTTCGGCATCGACGACGAGCGGCTGCACGAGCTGGGGTGGTCCTGATGACGCACGACCTGAGGTTCGGCATCGTCCTGCTGCCGCAGGAGCGGTGGGCCCGGGACCGCGCCCGGTGGCAGCGCGCCGAGGAGTACGGGTTCGACCACGCGTGGACCTACGACCACCTCGCCTGGCGGACGCTCGCCGACGAGCCGTGGCTCGCGACGATCCCGCTGCTCGCCGCGGCGGCGGTCGTGACCGAACGCATCCGGCTCGGCACGTGGGTCGCGTCGCCGAACTACCGGCACCCGGTCCCGTTCGCCAAGGACGTCATGGGCCTGGACGACATCAGCGACGGGCGGCTGATCCTCGGGCTCGGCGCGGGCGGCACCGGGGTCGACGCCGAGGTCCTCGGCGCGCCACTGACCCCCGGCGCGCGCACCCGACGCTTCGGCGAGTTCGTCGCGGTGCTGGACCGGCTGCTCACCCAGCCGGTCACCGACCACGACGGCGAGTTCTACCGGGCCAACGGCGCCCGGATGCGACCGGGCTGCGTGCAGCAGCCCCGGGTGCCGTTCGTCGTCGCCGCGAACGGCCCACGGGCGATGGCGCTCGCGGCACGCTACGGCGAGGGCTGGGGCACGTTCGGCCCGAGCCTGCCCGACGAGGTCCGCGACGGCCTCACCGAGGCGCAGGCGCAGGACGAGTGGTGGGCGGGGCTCGAGCGGATGGTCGAGGCGTACGAGGCCGCGGCCGACGGCACGCCCGGAGCGACCGCGCGCCGCTACCTCAGCATCGACGGCGCGCCGGTCTTCGCCCTGCGGTCGGCCGACGTGCTCGTCGAGGGCGTCGAGCGGGCGACCGCGCTCGGCTTCACCGACATCGTGCTGCACTGGCCGCGCGCCGAGGGCATCTACGCCGGGTCCGAGTCCGTGCTCGACGAGGTCGCGGGACTCCTGCCGGAGCTTCGCCAGAGGTACGTGCCGCGCGAGGTCAGGACGCGCTGACGGCCTGTTCCGCCGCCTGACGGGCGGTCCATGCGCTCGCGACCATCTCGGCGAGGCTGTGCGTCATCCGCCAGTCGAGGTCCCGCGCGGCGCGCTCGCCCGACGCGACGATGCGTGCCGGGTCACCGGCCCGGCGGGGGGCGATCTCCGGCGTGAAGTCGATGCCGGTGACCTCGGCCACGGCCGTCATGATCTGGCTCACCGAGACCCCGTCGCCCGAGCCCAGGTTGTAGACGGGCTCCAGGTCGCGGCCGCCGGCGAGTGCCTGCGCGGCGGCGACGTGCGACGACGCCAGGTCACCGACGTGCACGTAGTCGCGCACGCACGTGCCGTCCGGGGTCGGGTAGTCGGTGCCGTTGATGCGCGGCGTCCGACCCTCGACGAGGGCCTCGAGCACGAGCGGGAAGAGGTTGTGCGGGGAGGTGTCGTACAGCTCCGGGGTGTCCGAGCCGACGACGTTGAAGTACCGCAGCGACGTGTGGCGCAGGCCCGTCGCGCGGCCCTGGTCGGCGAGCAGCCACTCGCCGATCAGCTTCGAACGGCCGTACGGCGACTCGGGCGACGTCGCGGTGTCCTCGGTGACGAGGTCGACGTCGGGCGTCCCGTACACCGCCGCGCTCGACGAGAACACGATCTGCTCGACGCCCTGCGCGGACATCGCCGCCAGCAGGTGCGCGGTGCCGGTGACGTTCTGCTCGTAGGTGTGGAGCGGTCGGCTCACGGAGACGCCGGCGTACTTGAACCCGGCCAGGTGGACGACCCCGGTGACCTGGTGCTCGGCGAGCGCCTGCTCGACGAGCGCCGTGTCCAGGATGCTGCCGACCACGAGCGGGACGTCCGCCGGGACGAACTCGCGGTGGCCGCTCGACAGGTCGTCGATGACGACGGTCGCCAGCCCGACCTTCCCGAGCGCCCGCACCACGTGCGATCCGATGTACCCGGCTCCACCCGTCACCAACCACGTCATGCGAGCACGGTAGCGCGCCTGGTCACCGCGTTCCTGCACGCCTCCGGTCCGGGCCGGGGACCGGTCGTGGCCCGCCGTCGCGAGGGGCTGCCTGGGTGCGGCCGTCCGGACCGTCCGGTTAGCCTCGACGGATGCGTACAGAACTGGTCGCTCGGCTCGTGCAGGCAGATCAGACGATCACCGAGGTCACCGACGTGGTGAAGCTCGTCGTGGCGATCGTCGTCGGCGTCGTCCTCGCCCTGGCCCTCGCGGAGGTGACCTCCGGTGTGGTGCGGGCCGTCGGACGGCGCAGCTGGCTGGCCGTGACCCTCGCCGCACGTGCACGTCGGCCCCTGCGCGCGGTGATGCTCGTGGTCGCCGTGTGGATCGGGCTCCGGGTCGGCACGACGCCACCTCCCGGCGCCACCCGGGCGGGCTGGATCCTGGCCATCGAGCACGGGCTGCGGATCGCCCTCATCGTCTCGGTGGCGTGGCTGATCGGGGCCCTCGCGTTCGTCGTCGAGGACGCCGCCCTCAAGCGCTTCCGCAGCGAGGTCGCGGACGACCGGCACGCGCGTCGCATCCGCACCCAGATCACCGTGCTACGCCGCGTGACGGTCACCGTGCTCGTGCTCTGCACCGTGGCCGCCGTGCTGCTGACGTTCCCGTCGGCCCGTGCGGCCGGTGCGAGCGTGCTGGCCTCGGCCGGCGTGGTCTCCCTGGTCGCCGGCCTCGCGGCGCAGAGCGTCCTGGGCAACTTCTTCGCCGGGGTGCAGCTCGCGTTCAGCGACGCGATCCGGATGGGTGACGTCGTGGTGGTCGACGGCGAGTGGGGGCGGATCGAGGAGATCACCATGACGTACGTCGTGGTGCACGTCTGGGACGACCGCCGGCTGATCCTGCCGTCGACGCGCTTCACGTCGAGCTCGTTCGAGAACTGGACCCGGAGGTCGTCGGAGCTGCTCGGGACGGTCGAGATCGACCTCGACTGGAACGTCCCCATCGAGGCGATGCGCACCGAGCTGCGCCGGCTCCTGGACGCGACCGACCTGTGGGACGGGCGGGTCGGAGTCCTGCAGGTCACCGACGCGTCGAAGGGCACCGTGCGGACGCGGGCGCTCGCGAGCGCGGCCAACTCCGGAGCCTTGTGGGACCTGCGGTGCTACCTGCGCGAAGGCCTCGTCGGCTGGCTGCAGCGCGAGATGCCGTCGGCGCTCCCGCGCACCCGGTGGGAGGCGGGCGTACCTCCCGTGCCGACGGTCGCGCCGACGCAGGAGGAGCACCCCGTCGCCCCGGTGATCGAGGTCCCCGGGGCCGCTGCCGGGGCCACGTCGGCTCCGGGGTCCGGGGCGCACGCCGCGGTGCCGGTCCCGGACCTGGAGGCTGCGGTCGCGCCCGCTCCGGCCCCGACGACTGTCCTCCCGGTGCCGGGCAGCGAGAGCACCCCCGGAGACGGCGTCCCCGCGCCCGGCGATGCGGAGTCGCCCGCCCCCGGGTCGGACGGGACGCCGGTCGCCGTGAGTCGTCGATCGGCGCGGCGCTCGACGGAGGACCCCCGCGAGTCAGGTGAGCAGGAGACGATCCGGCTCGACCTCAGCGCGTCGGACTCTCGCCTCTTCACCGGCAGCATCGACGCGATCGAACGGTCGAAGGCCTTCAGCGGCCCGGGCGAGGACGCGTACGCGGAACGCGACGATGCGGCCCGGAAGGCGGAGCGCGCGGAGCGTGCCGAGCAGCAGGCAGCCGAACGTCAGGCGGCAGAAGAGCGACGGCGCGCGGCCGAGCGACCCGACGACTGAGCCCGACGCGGCTCGCGGGGACGGTCTCGCTGGGCGGACGTGCTGTTGCGGT
It encodes:
- a CDS encoding mechanosensitive ion channel domain-containing protein, yielding MRTELVARLVQADQTITEVTDVVKLVVAIVVGVVLALALAEVTSGVVRAVGRRSWLAVTLAARARRPLRAVMLVVAVWIGLRVGTTPPPGATRAGWILAIEHGLRIALIVSVAWLIGALAFVVEDAALKRFRSEVADDRHARRIRTQITVLRRVTVTVLVLCTVAAVLLTFPSARAAGASVLASAGVVSLVAGLAAQSVLGNFFAGVQLAFSDAIRMGDVVVVDGEWGRIEEITMTYVVVHVWDDRRLILPSTRFTSSSFENWTRRSSELLGTVEIDLDWNVPIEAMRTELRRLLDATDLWDGRVGVLQVTDASKGTVRTRALASAANSGALWDLRCYLREGLVGWLQREMPSALPRTRWEAGVPPVPTVAPTQEEHPVAPVIEVPGAAAGATSAPGSGAHAAVPVPDLEAAVAPAPAPTTVLPVPGSESTPGDGVPAPGDAESPAPGSDGTPVAVSRRSARRSTEDPRESGEQETIRLDLSASDSRLFTGSIDAIERSKAFSGPGEDAYAERDDAARKAERAERAEQQAAERQAAEERRRAAERPDD
- a CDS encoding LLM class flavin-dependent oxidoreductase, translating into MTHDLRFGIVLLPQERWARDRARWQRAEEYGFDHAWTYDHLAWRTLADEPWLATIPLLAAAAVVTERIRLGTWVASPNYRHPVPFAKDVMGLDDISDGRLILGLGAGGTGVDAEVLGAPLTPGARTRRFGEFVAVLDRLLTQPVTDHDGEFYRANGARMRPGCVQQPRVPFVVAANGPRAMALAARYGEGWGTFGPSLPDEVRDGLTEAQAQDEWWAGLERMVEAYEAAADGTPGATARRYLSIDGAPVFALRSADVLVEGVERATALGFTDIVLHWPRAEGIYAGSESVLDEVAGLLPELRQRYVPREVRTR
- a CDS encoding LacI family DNA-binding transcriptional regulator is translated as MAATEESVPRPRAATLRDVAVLAGVSVATASKALNGRSNVHPDTRRRVIEAAERISFTPNTLAQAILAGQTGTVGLLTNDLEGRFSLPILMGAEDAFGAGKMSVFLCDARDDAIREQYHLKALLGRRVDGLIVVGSNTDPRESLGHDLPVPVVYAYAPSTDPLDSSVIPDNVNAGTLAIEHLVATGRTRIAHVTGDVNYAAARDRAAGALGALAAAGLELAGERVRYGAWTEAWGRAATHTLLSQGVEFDAILCGSDQIARGVMDVLRDRGFDVPREVAVMGFDNWQILTSGARPELTSVDMNFEMLGRRAAQRMFEAIDGKQTPGVERMPCRVVVRGSTTLDD
- a CDS encoding sugar ABC transporter substrate-binding protein gives rise to the protein MRITDITGRSTGSPRRRGRLLTLAAATVAGALALSACSGGSGSSSTSSGGGATSSTITVWHYFSDPNQVKLMDEYATKFQSAHSGVKVDNVYVPYDQMNSKVIAAAGAKTGPDVVVFNGAEAATLALGGALAPLDDRWASYADASQFPDSVIHKIDGKTYAVQGYVNLLGLWYNADILKELGVQPPTTMDELEADMAKAKAAGYQGITLSGLPQSQGEWQAFPWLSASGFSYTSPDATALAAGLSRVRGWVDKGWLSQESVTWDQTVPFQKFAAGGVAFAENGNWQMGTAKSDAKFSYGVVPLPLGSTGKVYLGGEGEGIGAFSKNPDLAWQYLTETYFDKAGQILPVTIVGSIPSRADAAEDPAVTGNELLKPFADTIAKYGANYPAGNIPPAAVADIQLAVGQAWSSALGGQKSPTDAAKTAVTTVTGLLG
- a CDS encoding metallopeptidase family protein; the encoded protein is MSREEFEEAVEDALDEIPPELTAQMDNVVVLVEDDAPSDEPELLGLYEGTPLTDRDGWWAAGSLPDRITIYRNPTLAMCDSREEVVEEVAVTVVHEIAHHFGIDDERLHELGWS
- the galE gene encoding UDP-glucose 4-epimerase GalE; protein product: MTWLVTGGAGYIGSHVVRALGKVGLATVVIDDLSSGHREFVPADVPLVVGSILDTALVEQALAEHQVTGVVHLAGFKYAGVSVSRPLHTYEQNVTGTAHLLAAMSAQGVEQIVFSSSAAVYGTPDVDLVTEDTATSPESPYGRSKLIGEWLLADQGRATGLRHTSLRYFNVVGSDTPELYDTSPHNLFPLVLEALVEGRTPRINGTDYPTPDGTCVRDYVHVGDLASSHVAAAQALAGGRDLEPVYNLGSGDGVSVSQIMTAVAEVTGIDFTPEIAPRRAGDPARIVASGERAARDLDWRMTHSLAEMVASAWTARQAAEQAVSAS